The Nitrospirota bacterium genome contains the following window.
AGGACAGAAGATATCCCTGAGCTTATCCGTTATTTTATGGATAAATTCAGTAAGAGCTTCAGAAAGGATGTAAATAAAATTACTGACTCGGCCTTGACAATATTGATGAATTACAAATGGCCGGGAAACATCCGTGAACTTGAAAATCTGATGGAAAGGCTCGTAGCTATTGCCGACAGTAGTTTCATTTCTCAGGAGGATATCCCCGTTGACTATTATATAAACGAGAAGGTAAAGGCAGAGACTGAAGATGGTCTTCTTGACAGGGCATGTAAGACATTTGAAAGGAATTTTATTTTAAAGACCCTGGAGCAGGAGAGGTGGAGCAGGACAAAGACAGCAAACACGCTTGGTATTCCTATTAGTACTCTTAAGTATAAATTTAACAGGCTTGAAATTTACAATGTTTTAGCCCAGAAAAAAAAACTCTCGAGAAGGTCGAGAATTATCAGGGGAGGGGCTAACGCATGAAGGAGAGGACTCTCTCGCTGATTAAACCCGATGGTGTAAGAAGAAATCTTATTGGTGAAGTAATAAGACGTTTTGAATCGAATGGTCTTAAAGTGGTTGCCGCAAAGATGTTGTGTCTTTCAAAGAAGGATGCAGAAGGTTTCTATTTGGTTCATAAGGATCGGCCATTTTATGACAGCCTGTCTACGTATATGTCTTCAGGGCCAATAATGGCAATGGTTCTCGAGGGCGACAATGCAATCAGGAGAAACAGAGAGCTAATGGGCGCAACGAATCCGGCTGAAGCAGCTAAAGGTACAATACGAGCTGACTTTGGCGAAGGCATAGAGTTCAATGTAGTTCACGGTTCGGACTCTCAGGCATCTGCTGATTTCGAGATACCATATTTCTTTGGAAGAATGGAAATTTTATTTTAGGAGGTTTTAGGATGTATCCGGATGATTTGAAGTACCATAAGGATCATATGTGGCTGCAGGCAAATGGTAAGAAAGCAAAAATAGGAATTACGTATTATGCTCAGGAACAGTTAGGTGATATAGTTTATGTAGAACTGCCTGAGACAGGTTCTGAGGTTAAGATGAATGCGGTCATTGGAGAGATAGAATCAACTAAGACGACGTCAGCAATTGAGGCCCCGGTTGGGGGTAAGATTATTGAGGTAAATAGTGCCCTTGGTGATACGCCGGAAATTATCAATGACGACTCTTACGGAAAGGGATGGATTGCAGTTATAGAGATGAATAACACTGAAGATATCAGTCAATTAATGAACTCCGGTGAATATCAGAACTATATTGAAGAAGTGAAGTAGCTGACACCGTGATTATCATGGAGAACAATGTTGCAAAACAGATTGACCTTATAAAGCGAGGGTCAGTTGAAGTCATATCAGAAGAGTTTCTGGCAGTAAAACTTGAAAAAGCCCTGAGAGAGAATACCCCTTTAAAAATAAAGGCTGGCTTTGATCCTACTATGCCTGATCTGCATTTAGGGCACACGGTTTTATTGTACAAACTCAGACAATTTCAGGAACTCGGACACAAGGTAATCTTTCTTATTGGCGATTTTACTGGTATGATCGGCGATCCCAGCGGTGTCTCCGAAACGAGAAAATCGTTGACAAGAGAAGAAGTTTTAGAAAACGCAGCTACATACAAAAGACAGGTCTTCAGGATTCTTGATCCATCAAAAACAGAGGTTGTGTTTAACAGTCAGTGGATGAACAGCATGTCCGGTGAAGAGATCGTTCATTTATGCGCTAAATATACTGTAGCCAGGATGCTCGAAAGAGAAGATTTTAAAAGAAGATATAGTACAGGACAATCTATAGGTATTCATGAGTTCCTGTATCCGCTGGTACAGGGTTATGACTCTGTCATGTTGAATGCTGACGTCGAGGTAGGTGGAACTGATCAGAAGTTTAATCTCCTCGTTGGAAGGGATCTTCAGAAAGAATACGGGCAGGAACCACAGGTGGTTATTACGATGCCCTTACTTGAAGGCCTTGATGGAATCAAGAAGATGAGTAAAAGCCAGAAGAATTTTATCGGCATTGAGGAATCTCCAAAGGAAATATTCGGTAAGATCATGTCTA
Protein-coding sequences here:
- the gcvH gene encoding glycine cleavage system protein GcvH, which produces MYPDDLKYHKDHMWLQANGKKAKIGITYYAQEQLGDIVYVELPETGSEVKMNAVIGEIESTKTTSAIEAPVGGKIIEVNSALGDTPEIINDDSYGKGWIAVIEMNNTEDISQLMNSGEYQNYIEEVK
- a CDS encoding tyrosine--tRNA ligase translates to MENNVAKQIDLIKRGSVEVISEEFLAVKLEKALRENTPLKIKAGFDPTMPDLHLGHTVLLYKLRQFQELGHKVIFLIGDFTGMIGDPSGVSETRKSLTREEVLENAATYKRQVFRILDPSKTEVVFNSQWMNSMSGEEIVHLCAKYTVARMLEREDFKRRYSTGQSIGIHEFLYPLVQGYDSVMLNADVEVGGTDQKFNLLVGRDLQKEYGQEPQVVITMPLLEGLDGIKKMSKSQKNFIGIEESPKEIFGKIMSIDDQLMIRYYELLTSRDMDEVKSAHPMEAKKRLAEEIVERFYDRDEAIKAREEFERVFSGRNSLPAEIPEYTVPDEKRWLPHVLTASGMTKSNSEAVRLIKENAVEIDGVKVSHSDMDLNPGQEQIIKIGKRRFIKIIS
- the ndk gene encoding nucleoside-diphosphate kinase: MKERTLSLIKPDGVRRNLIGEVIRRFESNGLKVVAAKMLCLSKKDAEGFYLVHKDRPFYDSLSTYMSSGPIMAMVLEGDNAIRRNRELMGATNPAEAAKGTIRADFGEGIEFNVVHGSDSQASADFEIPYFFGRMEILF